A stretch of Brachyhypopomus gauderio isolate BG-103 chromosome 3, BGAUD_0.2, whole genome shotgun sequence DNA encodes these proteins:
- the cmya5 gene encoding cardiomyopathy-associated protein 5, translated as MDPRAQDECSRIDPELQGFQDDATEAANVDDKELEELHNSLKEVVKDPSVKPKLQCLLADPSFSMVTVQSEDSGVVWETASSRCSTPWASEASSPSDVHSMEGSGTQGNVVIIMDEDKIKRKKKTASRGKLGDRFRRPGSRLSGHAIGEERPAMVEVSVPNVRSENSEDSQLSDSRFDKDQDLFNLISEGFEILNIVVPSKLPTVDEENSTELIDNLSYLEDTPKIKSKCKQPESVAAVTSPEDVDSEETKDRSQNDSSQTTADGQSKKEETDVDYLEKFTLLEQHVPGDESENLEPIEDVEPEELQVPQEEQKVDSTLDEDSFVIVNDVEIAGEHLDEVFYGAGCYAEPGPLYLLNDKKEHMDRETSKTVKNRDSTLFGSQETTLTPIFLSSGPPKIIDQDLLDEPRAMSFHYSDLYEDATGEKKKEEDFSDAESVISEKSFKRRYSDSDDADGYLEKFILKDDTPVVEDVTEVDPTESDRMIWPQNKFEMTGCLTRVQEENEPQKEDANVNQTELEDKCDGTRGPIQPQDSSKDCDGVKTGCIKGKKVLDLEDCEGSDEAKTSSITGKCVSGAVEVEVSEDCGTETGCVIVQRISLDQLPQNSTEVFETVNQKTDKLFLTEDGKHTEESIHVHNQVPGGVVEDKMTELKDEVMPAPQTNDKTESTSSVTSTLVIQDSLKEVHEVTDEVEFKETICITKEKVSDRGQQHKMKKDDESERLLEEKVDVKDTSLSVTVAQEKVNRNEFPVHEIEFTIENLVPEKVEKKTRFSAKEEEVPEAKCQVDVSATLVESKPEVLESMGISAAAEEEVPVTTGLSRVPESERQEHVTAEPTVLDMKDVDTADRKVKDTEIKTELETVSEQKALKECLSSETHAAKAKVGKIEGEVTEKTKQEGKSTQDTVPPMVGKVPARDRVTAENTEIVYSTTAVESLNNVSPLVLTTKKHIATEQSGKTEKYTGLKGDIPRVEDDKILESKGASTESTSEAISNHTCPPEISVTPPDVPELKEDLLAAAVLPTALEDNEDRRQKHKLADTVITDTQTVPKKELPEAVSPIPDAETEGSSKVNVASNIRINKEEVTDVRDIQIDSTLTKSFGEKLTPVSSVATTEADDVEGKNENKSKKVLLKDTHRENRWKTLQPTSPSPTVDTEDLSTMRVSPFDLAENDQGTGEDFVVDGKMKTDFPTLRSFSPQEDLSGFGRDTAELDLHKEISEELDYEMVTEQEARQSEKALIAEEEHQKLSSDLQDQPAEHMVEEDYEFIEDLDGTPISDLEQFREEAEIQPMDAFCVVCQCPVLMSNGGHESHEVSSLDKAFEDLKGQLSNWISVLQERSENIEDMVSELETAYNSVEEQCRNCEEDVDEENKEMLKLVMDQYNEMSQTMEDEKKKKLEQLYDQIVSFQENIDLAKETMEKTSKAMEETDDAPAFLSSYKDIDTRLKTTLESTMSLELGPRGLLVFEDYAKGTTGNEKRNRQIIPVPQQPHLQPQEANSATSTSVTVYWTVNEGDIIDCFQVYCMEDPQGAVSEEYRVTVKESYCNLEELEPDKCYKVWVMAVNYTGCSLPSERLPFRTAPSVPVIDPETCTVLWDSATLRWSSAQPSGADSFTLEYCRQYALEGEGLRSVSGIKGGEHQVFLPPNQNFLFYIKSVNAAGASEQSEAALVSTRATRFHLLTETANSVLKVSEDRNSVQYPEETYNESSSLIEGPAVLGEVLPPVGIHYWETVVNACKAYRIGIAYQSLTQDTVVGDNSASWCLHCVPTSISCRFELLHDDVESDIFVMDVPPRIGALLDCTQGRLVFFNAQSGQCLGSFRHSFSQPCHPVFVLESPGTLDLRMPMEIPEFAKNW; from the exons ATGGACCCCCGAGCCCAAGACGAATGCAGCAGGATTGACCCGGAGCTTCAGGGATTTCAGGACGACGCAACGGAGGCGGCCAACGTTGACGACAAAGAACTTGAGGAACTACACAACAG TCTAAAGGAAGTAGTTAAGGACCCATCTGTAAAACCCAAACTCCAGTGCTTGTTGGCGGACCCATCTTTCTCTATGGTGACCGTGCAGAGTGAGGACAGTGGAGTTGTATGGGAGACTGCGTCAAGCAGGTGTTCGACACCGTGGGCGTCAGAAGCCAGCTCTCCATCAGATGTACACAGCATGGAGGGTTCAGGGACACAAGGTAATGTTGTCATCATTATGGATGAAGACAAGATCAAGAGGAAGAAGAAAACAGCCAGCAGAGGAAAGTTGGGCGACAGGTTTCGGAGGCCAGGCTCCAGATTGTCAGGCCATGCAATAGGAGAGGAGAGACCTGCAATGGTTGAAGTGTCTGTGCCAAATGTAAGATCTGAAAATTCAGAGGATAGTCAGTTATCAGACAGCAGATTTGATAAGGATCAAGACCTCTTTAATTTGATTTCGGAAGGGTTTGAAATCCTAAATATTGTTGTACCATCAAAACTCCCTACGGTGGACGAGGAGAACAGTACTGAACTCATAGACAACTTGTCATATTTGGAGGACACCCCAAAGATCAAATCAAAATGCAAACAGCCTGAAAGTGTGGCTGCTGTAACCAGCCCTGAGGATGTAGACTCGGAGGAAACCAAAGATAGGAGTCAAAATGACTCATCTCAGACCACTGCTGATGGACAGTCCAAGAAGGAGGAGACTGATGTGGACTATTTGGAGAAATTCACACTGCTAGAGCAACATGTGCCGGGAGATGAATCTGAGAATCTCGAGCCAATAGAAGATGTCGAGCCAGAGGAACTCCAGGTTCCCCAAGAAGAGCAAAAAGTGGACAGTACACTTGACGAGGATTCATTTGTCATTGTCAATGATGTTGAAATTGCAGGTGAGCATCTCGATGAGGTGTTTTATGGAGCAGGTTGTTATGCAGAACCTGGACCTCTGTATCTCCTCAATGACAAAAAGGAACACATGGATAGAGAGACCTCTAAAACGGTTAAAAACCGTGATTCAACATTATTTGGCAGTCAAGAAACTACCCTGACTCCCATTTTCCTCTCTTCTGGGCCACCAAAGATCATAGATCAAGATCTCCTCGATGAACCAAGAGCAATGTCGTTTCATTACTCAGACCTTTACGAAGATGCAACTGGAGAAAAGAAGAAGGAAGAAGACTTCTCAGATGCAGAAAGTGTTATTTCAGAAAAATCTTTCAAAAGACGCTATTCTGATTCTGACGACGCAGATGGCTATCTTGAGAAATTTATATTGAAAGATGACACTCCAGTGGTTGAAGATGTCACAGAAGTAGATCCTACAGAGTCTGACAGAATGATATGGCCACAAAATAAATTTGAAATGACTGGATGTTTAACTCGAGTTCAGGAAGAGAACGAGCCCCAAAAAGAGGATGCAAATGTCAACCAGACAGAATTAGAGGATAAATGTGATGGCACCAGAGGACCGATTCAGCCTCAGGATTCTTCAAAAGACTGTGATGGTGTGAAAACTGGCTGTATAAAAGGGAAAAAGGTTTTAGATTTAGAGGACTGTGAAGGCAGTGATGAGGCGAAAACTAGCAGTATAACAGGGAAATGCGTTTCGGGGGCTGTAGAAGTAGAAGTCTCAGAAGATTGTGGTACAGAAACTGGCTGTGTAATAGTACAAAGAATCTCACTTGATCAGCTTCCTCAAAATAGCACTGAAGTATTTGAAACAGTAAATCAGAAAACAGATAAACTGTTTTTGACAGAAGATGGAAAACACACTGAAGAATCAATACATGTGCACAATCAGGTTCCTGGAGGAGTGGTAGAAGACAAAATGACTGAACTGAAAGACGAAGTAATGCCTGCACCtcagacaaatgacaaaacagaAAGTACAAGTAGTGTAACTAGCACTCTAGTTATTCAGGACAGCTTGAAGGAAGTTCATGAGGTGACTGATGAAGTTGAATTTAAAGAAACCATTTGTATTACCAAGGAAAAAGTGTCAGACAGAGGGCAACAACATAAAATGAAGAAAGATGATGAATCTGAACGTTTGTTAGAGGAGAAGGTGGATGTGAAAGACACATCTCTTTCTGTAACTGTGGCTCAGGAAAAAGTCAACAGAAATGAGTTTCCCGTACATGAAATAGAATTCACTATTGAAAACCTTGTGCCTGAAAAAGTTGAGAAAAAGACCAGATTCTCAGCTAAAGAAGAAGAAGTCCCAGAAGCCAAATGCCAGGTTGACGTGAGCGCAACATTAGTAGAAAGTAAACCTGAAGTTCTTGAGAGTATGGGGATATCTGCAGCAGCAGAGGAAGAAGTGCCGGTTACTACAGGCCTGTCAAGAGTGCCTGAAAGTGAGAGGCAGGAACACGTCACTGCTGAACCTACAGTCCTGGACATGAAAGACGTTGATACAGCAGACAGGAAGGTGAAGGACACTGAAATCAAAACTGAGCTTGAAACTGTAAGTGAACAGAAAGCTTTGAAGGAATGTCTGAGTAGTGAAACACATGCAGCTAAAGCGAAAGTGGGAAAAATAGAGGGAGAGGTCACAGAAAAGACAAAGCAGGAAGGTAAGAGCACGCAGGACACGGTGCCACCCATGGTTGGCAAAGTGCCTGCTAGGGACAGGGTGACAGCAGAGAACACAGAAATAGTATATTCAACCACAGCTGTGGAAAGTCTGAATAATGTTTCCCCACTCGTCCTCACAACTAAGAAGCACATCGCAACGGAGCAGTCggggaaaacagaaaaatacactGGGCTGAAAGGTGACATTCCTCGAGTTGAAGATGATAAAATTCTTGAAAGCAAGGGTGCGAGCACAGAATCTACTTCAGAAGCCATTTCAAATCACACATGCCCACCAGAAATCTCTGTGACACCTCCTGATGTTCCAGAACTCAAAGAAGATCTGTTAGCAGCAGCGGTGTTGCCCACAGCACTAGAGGATAACGAAGACAGGAGGCAGAAACACAAGCTTGCAGATACAGTTATCACCGACACACAAACTGTACCTAAGAAGGAACTACCTGAAGCAGTTTCACCTATTCCAGATGCAGAGACAGAAGGTTCATCTAAGGTTAACGTAGCATCAAATATAAGGATTAACAAAGAGGAGGTCACAGATGTCAGGGACATACAAATTGATAGTACTCTCACGAAGTCCTTCGGTGAGAAACTTACGCCCGTGTCCTCTGTTGCTACAACTGAAGCAGATGATGTGGAAGGAAAGAATGAGAATAAGTCAAAAAAAGTACTCTTGAAGGATACTCACAGAGAAAATCGATGGAAAACTCTGCAGCCCACAAGTCCTTCTCCCACAGTGGACACCGAGGACCTGTCAACAATGAGGGTGTCTCCTTTCGACCTGGCAGAAAATGATCAAGGAACTGGTGAAGACTTTGTTGtagatggaaaaatgaaaaccGATTTCCCAACACTGCGAAGTTTTAGCCCCCAAGAAGACCTTTCAGGGTTTGGCCGGGACACAGCTGAGCTTGATTTGCACAAGGAAATATCGGAGGAACTAGATTATGAGATGGTCACAGAGCAAGAGGCAAGACAATCAGAGAAAGCACTAATTGCAGAAGAAGAGCATCAGAAGCTCAGCTCAGATCTCCAGGATCAGCCTGCAGAGCACATGGTCGAAGAAGACTATGAGTTTATTGAGGACCTGGATGGTACCCCAATCTCAGATCTTGAACAGTTCAGGGAGGAAGCAGAAATTCAACCCATGGATGCATTCTGCGTCGTCTGCCAGTGCCCAGTATTGATGAGTAATGGTGGACATGAAAGTCACGAGGTCTCATCTTTGGATAAAGCATTTGAGGACCTTAAG gGCCAGCTGAGTAACTGGATATCAGTTTTACAAGAAAGATCAGAAAATATTGAAGATATGGTATCTGAACTTGAGACAGCTTACAACTCGGTGGAG GAGCAGTGCAGGAACTGTGAGGAAGATGTGGATGAAGAGAATAAGGAGATGCTGAAACTAGTGATGGATCAGTATAATGAGATGTCCCAGACTATGGAGgatgagaagaagaagaaattgGAGCAACTGTACGACCAAATAGTCTCTTTCCAAGAGAACATTGACTTGGCCAAAGAGACCATGGAGAAGACATCAAAGGCGATGGAGGAGACGGATGATGCCCCAGCATTTCTGTCT TCATATAAAGACATTGATACGAG GTTAAAAACAACTTTAGAATCCACCATGTCTCTAGAGCTTGGCCCACGAGGTCTCCTTGTCTTTGAAGATTATGCCAAGGGCACCACAGGAAATGAGAAGAGAAATCGTCAAATAATTCCAG TGCCCCAGCAACCTCATCTTCAGCCCCAGGAGGCCAATTCTGCTACGAGCACCTCGGTCACTGTGTACTGGACAGTGAATGAAGGAGATATCATCGACTGCTTTCAGGTCTACTGCATGGAAGATCCACAGGGAG CTGTCTCAGAAGAGTACAGAGTGACTGTGAAGGAGAGTTACTGTAATCTGGAGGAGCTGGAGCCAGATAAGTGCTACAAAGTGTGGGTGATGGCGGTGAACTACACCGGCTGCAGCCTGCCCAGTGAGAGACTGCCCTTCAGAACAG CGCCCTCTGTTCCGGTAATCGACCCCGAGACCTGCACCGTGTTGTGGGACTCTGCAACGCTCCGATGGAGTTCAGCGCAGCCCAGCGGAGCAGATAGCTTCACTCTGGAATACTGCCGGCAATACGCTCTGGAAGGGGAGGGCCTCAG GTCGGTGTCTGGGATAAAAGGCGGCGAACACCAGGTCTTCCTCCCGCCCAACCAAAACTTCCTCTTCTACATCAAATCGGTCAACGCCGCGGGGGCCAGCGAGCAGAGTGAAGCGGCTCTCGTCTCCACGAGAG CCACCAGGTTCCATCTACTGACTGAAACGGCAAACTCGGTGCTTAAGGTGTCTGAGGACAGAAACTCGGTGCAGTACCCTGAGGAGACCTACAATGAGAGTTCCTCCCTTATCGA GGGTCCTGCAGTGCTGGGAGAAGTTTTACCTCCAGTTGGGATTCACTACTGGGAGACGGTGGTGAATGCCTGCAAGGCCTACCGCATTGGCATTGCCTATCAGTCGCTTACACAAGACACCGTAGTTGGGGACAACAGCGCCTCCTGGTGTCTACATTGTGTACCTACATCCATCAG TTGTAGGTTTGAGCTGCTCCATGACGACGTGGAGTCAGACATCTTCGTGATGGACGTTCCCCCTCGTATCGGTGCACTGCTGGACTGCACACAGGGCCGTCTGGTCTTCTTCAATGCGCAGAGCGGCCAGTGTCTGGGGTCCTTCAGGCACTCCTTCAGCCAGCCCTGCCACCCCGTGTTTGTGCTGGAGAGCCCAGGCACCCTGGACCTCAGGATGCCCATGGAGATCCCAGAGTTTGCCAAGAACTGGTAA
- the tent2 gene encoding poly(A) RNA polymerase GLD2 isoform X1, which produces MFPRSPVLPSKHGQAGGFFNHPPHALSTPHESHMNLANTNFHGQPLKMFPLIPTYQWKPTPSIPCASPNGSRRKIRKRKNDVNSQCELKRQRYNSPRPCEKPAKTCSFSPACPGEQGPAQRALGNICSPDRSSTHCPTNSKATGRVPPLIEESAQNSHASPPASSFKDTLSDQILDLFHACEQQRGDLEKKESCRAQLQRDIQRLFPCARVFLAGSSLNGFGSRSSDADLCLVVQEGPVNQQVDAVYILSLVQKLLYKLCKYFYNLVLYFPSAHVKHWCSWCEFNVLWFIAYIERPQLIRAKVPILKFRDRVSGVEFDLNVNNIVGIRNTFLLRTYAYIEKRVRPIILVVKKWASHHQINDASRGTLSSYTLVLMVLHYLQTLPEPVIPCLQKDYPECFSPVMDIHLVPNGPRNIPPFLSTNQSSLGDLLLGFLKYYATVFRWDKYVISVREAKAVPKPNCREWRDKFICVEEPFDGSNTARAVHEKIKFDSIKEQFIESWQVLQAKKDLNSILPLRGTTVDRKDNSNSELPSGHPPTRTRRK; this is translated from the exons ATGTTTCCAAGGTCTCCAGTCTTGCCCAGTAAACATGGACAGGCAGGCGGGTTCTTCAACCATCCACCCCACGCGTTATCAACACCACATGAGTCACACATGAACCTGGCAAACACAAA TTTCCATGGCCAGCCTTTGAAAATGTTCCCACTTATTCCGACTTACCAATGGAAGCCGACACCCAGCATTCCTTGTGCCAGTCCAAATGGGTCCAGAAGAAAAATCAGGAA GAGGAAAAATGATGTCAACAGTCAGTGTGAGCTGAAGAGACAGCGCTATAATTCCCCGCGCCCGTGTGAAAAGCCGGCCAAAACGTGCAGTTTTAGCCCTGCGTGTCCGGGGGAGCAAGGCCCAGCCCAACGGGCCCTCGGCAACATCTGCTCTCCCGATCGCTCCTCCACGCACTGCCCCACCAACTCTAAAGCCACAGGCCGCGTGCCACCTCTCATCGAGGAGTCCGCTCAAAACTCCCACGCCTCTCCTCCTGCGTCGTCCTTCAAAGACACG CTGAGCGATCAGATTCTGGATCTGTTCCATGCTTGTGAGCAGCAGAGGGGGGATCTGGAGAAGAAGGAGTCGTGTCGGGCGCAGTTACAGAGGGACATCCAGAGACTCTTCCCCT GCGCCAGGGTGTTCCTGGCTGGGTCGTCCCTCAATGGCTTTGGTAGTCGCAGCAGTGATGCTGACCTGTGTCTTGTAGTCCAAGAGGGCCCA gTAAACCAGCAAGTAGATGCCGTGTACATACTAAGTCTTGTGCAGAAGTTGTTATACAAACTCTGTAAGTACTTTTACAATCTTGTTTTGTATTTTCCATCTGCACATGTAAAACACTGGTGCTCCTGGTGTGAATTTAATGTTCTTTGGTTCATAGCTTACATTGAGAGACCTCAACTCATCCGAGCCAAAGTGCCCATACTGAAGTTCAGGGACCGAGTCAG TGGTGTGGAGTTTGATTTGAATGTGAACAACATTGTGGGCATCAGAAACACCTTCTTGCTGCGGACGTATGCATACA TTGAAAAGCGGGTTCGTCCCATTATACTCGTGGTAAAGAAGTGGGCCAGTCATCACCAAATCAATGATGCAAGTCGTGGGACCCTTAGCAGCTACACCCTTGTCCTCATGGTGCTGCACTACCTTCAGA CCCTCCCAGAACCTGTCATTCCTTGTCTTCAAAAGGATTATCCA GAATGTTTTAGTCCAGTAATGGACATTCATCTTGTCCCAAATGGACCCAGGAACATCCCGCCCTTCTTGTCAACCAACCAGTCCTCTCTCGGAGACTTGCTGCTCGGCTTTCTCAAGTACTACGCCACGGTCTTCAG ATGGGACAAGTATGTGATCTCTGTGCGTGAAGCCAAAGCTGTCCCCAAGCCAAACTGCAGAGAATGGAGAGACAAGTTCATCTGTGTGGAGG AACCATTTGATGGGTCAAACACAGCCAGAGCGGTTCATGAGAAAATTAAGTTTGATTCCATCAAAGAACAGTTTATAGAG TCCTGGCAGGTTCTGCAAGCCAAGAAAGATCTGAACTCAATTTTACCCCTTAGAGGGACTACAGTAGACCGAAAAGATAACTCCAACTCGGAGCTGCCTTCAGGACACCCTCCGACAAGAACACGGAGAAAGTAA
- the tent2 gene encoding poly(A) RNA polymerase GLD2 isoform X2, protein MFPRSPVLPSKHGQAGGFFNHPPHALSTPHESHMNLANTNFHGQPLKMFPLIPTYQWKPTPSIPCASPNGSRRKIRKRKNDVNSQCELKRQRYNSPRPCEKPAKTCSFSPACPGEQGPAQRALGNICSPDRSSTHCPTNSKATGRVPPLIEESAQNSHASPPASSFKDTLSDQILDLFHACEQQRGDLEKKESCRAQLQRDIQRLFPCARVFLAGSSLNGFGSRSSDADLCLVVQEGPVNQQVDAVYILSLVQKLLYKLSYIERPQLIRAKVPILKFRDRVSGVEFDLNVNNIVGIRNTFLLRTYAYIEKRVRPIILVVKKWASHHQINDASRGTLSSYTLVLMVLHYLQTLPEPVIPCLQKDYPECFSPVMDIHLVPNGPRNIPPFLSTNQSSLGDLLLGFLKYYATVFRWDKYVISVREAKAVPKPNCREWRDKFICVEEPFDGSNTARAVHEKIKFDSIKEQFIESWQVLQAKKDLNSILPLRGTTVDRKDNSNSELPSGHPPTRTRRK, encoded by the exons ATGTTTCCAAGGTCTCCAGTCTTGCCCAGTAAACATGGACAGGCAGGCGGGTTCTTCAACCATCCACCCCACGCGTTATCAACACCACATGAGTCACACATGAACCTGGCAAACACAAA TTTCCATGGCCAGCCTTTGAAAATGTTCCCACTTATTCCGACTTACCAATGGAAGCCGACACCCAGCATTCCTTGTGCCAGTCCAAATGGGTCCAGAAGAAAAATCAGGAA GAGGAAAAATGATGTCAACAGTCAGTGTGAGCTGAAGAGACAGCGCTATAATTCCCCGCGCCCGTGTGAAAAGCCGGCCAAAACGTGCAGTTTTAGCCCTGCGTGTCCGGGGGAGCAAGGCCCAGCCCAACGGGCCCTCGGCAACATCTGCTCTCCCGATCGCTCCTCCACGCACTGCCCCACCAACTCTAAAGCCACAGGCCGCGTGCCACCTCTCATCGAGGAGTCCGCTCAAAACTCCCACGCCTCTCCTCCTGCGTCGTCCTTCAAAGACACG CTGAGCGATCAGATTCTGGATCTGTTCCATGCTTGTGAGCAGCAGAGGGGGGATCTGGAGAAGAAGGAGTCGTGTCGGGCGCAGTTACAGAGGGACATCCAGAGACTCTTCCCCT GCGCCAGGGTGTTCCTGGCTGGGTCGTCCCTCAATGGCTTTGGTAGTCGCAGCAGTGATGCTGACCTGTGTCTTGTAGTCCAAGAGGGCCCA gTAAACCAGCAAGTAGATGCCGTGTACATACTAAGTCTTGTGCAGAAGTTGTTATACAAACTCT CTTACATTGAGAGACCTCAACTCATCCGAGCCAAAGTGCCCATACTGAAGTTCAGGGACCGAGTCAG TGGTGTGGAGTTTGATTTGAATGTGAACAACATTGTGGGCATCAGAAACACCTTCTTGCTGCGGACGTATGCATACA TTGAAAAGCGGGTTCGTCCCATTATACTCGTGGTAAAGAAGTGGGCCAGTCATCACCAAATCAATGATGCAAGTCGTGGGACCCTTAGCAGCTACACCCTTGTCCTCATGGTGCTGCACTACCTTCAGA CCCTCCCAGAACCTGTCATTCCTTGTCTTCAAAAGGATTATCCA GAATGTTTTAGTCCAGTAATGGACATTCATCTTGTCCCAAATGGACCCAGGAACATCCCGCCCTTCTTGTCAACCAACCAGTCCTCTCTCGGAGACTTGCTGCTCGGCTTTCTCAAGTACTACGCCACGGTCTTCAG ATGGGACAAGTATGTGATCTCTGTGCGTGAAGCCAAAGCTGTCCCCAAGCCAAACTGCAGAGAATGGAGAGACAAGTTCATCTGTGTGGAGG AACCATTTGATGGGTCAAACACAGCCAGAGCGGTTCATGAGAAAATTAAGTTTGATTCCATCAAAGAACAGTTTATAGAG TCCTGGCAGGTTCTGCAAGCCAAGAAAGATCTGAACTCAATTTTACCCCTTAGAGGGACTACAGTAGACCGAAAAGATAACTCCAACTCGGAGCTGCCTTCAGGACACCCTCCGACAAGAACACGGAGAAAGTAA